A DNA window from Fragaria vesca subsp. vesca linkage group LG3, FraVesHawaii_1.0, whole genome shotgun sequence contains the following coding sequences:
- the LOC101305539 gene encoding uncharacterized protein LOC101305539, translated as MRDIYDERKKHGLALELARILIAADYSWVTRKSKNGVNESAAGETRKPSQTETPDIPLFIATSNGILEIVEETLTVHPLLLEYTNKEKQNILHLAVMHRQSHILDRVTKRNKKLTSRLARQTDKHGFTILHYVGNMKFYKGGTQHGPALQLQEELQWYEEVKKLVPPYYAMNRSRINEQTETLQEFLRRKYDQTVRELSKVVL; from the exons ATGAGGGACATCTACGACGAAAGGAAGAAGCATGGATTGGCTTTAGAACTAGCCAGGATTCTGATTGCAGCAGACTATTCATGGGTCACACGAAAATCCAAAAATGGCGTGAATGAAAGTGCTGCTGGAGAAACAAGAAAGCCATCCCAAACAGAGACTCCGGATATCCCATTGTTCATTGCAACAAGCAATGGAATATTAGAAATCGTGGAGGAGACACTTACAGTACACCCTTTGTTACTTGAGTATACAAACAAAGAGAAGCAGAACATACTGCACCTCGCTGTAATGCACCGTCAGTCGCACATCCTTGATCGTGTGACGAAGAGGAACAAGAAACTAACGTCAAGGTTGGCTCGACAAACCGATAAGCATGGATTCACAATACTGCATTATGTTGGAAACATGAAATTTTATAAAGGAGGCACCCAGCATGGTCCTGCACTTCAGTTGCAAGAAGAGTTACAATGGTATGAG GAGGTGAAGAAATTAGTCCCACCATATTATGCAATGAACCGCAGCCGCATTAATGAACAAACAGAGACGCTCCAAGAGTTCCTTCGTCGAAAATATGACCAAACTGTAAGGGAATTGTCTAAGGTAGTACTTTAG